The genomic interval GCTCTCCGGGCTAGGCCGTGAGGGCCCGGGCCGGGGTCCGGACGCCGCCGTGACGACGTTCCCCGGGCCGGCGCACTCACCGCGGCCGCCTCCGCCCGGATGCgcggcccccgccccggcgcccGGCCTCAGCCCACGGACCCTCTTCCGCCCTCCGTCGACGCTCCGGCCGCCGCGTCTCTATGACGGAGGCCGCCAGGCTGATGCCACGAGCCCCGAGGCATCGATGACCGTCGCCGGCCGAGCGCCGCCGCCCGCGTCGGCCGTTACTGCGCCTGCGCGTTAGGGCCCCGCGGCCCGGGCCGCGCCTCCTGGTGCCTGTGCGCGCCCGGCCGCCCCTGGCACATCGCCCCTGGCGGCCGGGAGGGGCGGCGGCCGTGGGCGGGGCTGCGGGCGAGGCTCAGGGCCGCGGGTTCGAGACCGAGCTCCGGCGTTCCGCGGCCTCACAGGCCCTCGCTCCGCTGTGGGGAGATGAACGTACAAAGGGGTGAGCACCCGCCGCAGTGGAAATCACCGCGTTTGTggacaagagaaaaaaagggaaggtcgctcagtcgtgtccgaccctgcgacccccatgaactgcagcccaccaggctcctctgtccattcatgGAGTgtctccaggcgagaatcctggttcgcctcttcctcctccaggggatcttccctacccagggttcCAACCCGgttctcccgcgttgcaggtggaCTCAGAGCCACCCAGTGGACAAGGACCAGAGGTCAACTTTGACTTTGGACCCCGGACATGGCGACGGGCCCCTGCCGGGAAGCGCAGGACCGAGGTCAGATGTCCGGGGTGAGGCTGAGTTCACGAGGAGCCTGAGCGGGGGGTTGTCTGGCCCAGGGCAGGGGTTTCTGGCTGCGGGAGCGTGGGCAGACTTCCTGGGCGGGGCTGCTGGGCAGCAGCCGACAGCGGACTCCGACCCGGGACGTGGCCGTCCTGCCCTGTCCCTGCCATCGCCATGCTAACCCCCAGGATTGCAGCCCTCTTGACTCTGCTCCTGGCCAGCAGCTCCCTGGGTCAGCGGGCACGGAGACCCCTGCGGCCCCCATCCCCTATCAGCACCATCCAGCCCAAGGCCAACTTTGACGCCCAGCAGGTAGAGCTGGGCCGAGGTGGGGCAGGGCCTGGGCCCACCCGGCTCTGACGCCCCCATCCCTGCATGCCCTCACGCGGCCTCCTCCCTAGTTCGCAGGGACCTGGCTCCTGGTGGCCGTGGCCTCCCCGTGTCGCCACCTGCAGGAGCAGGGCCATCGGGCTGAGGCCACCACTCTGCACGCGGCTCCTCAGGGCTCAGCCATGACTGTCAGCACCTTCCGAAAGCTGTGAGTCCCAGCGAGGACCCCTGAGCCCCCCTCAGCTGCGGCCTCACCCGGGTCGGGGTGCCCCAGCATGCTGGGCATCCTCCCAAGCCGGCCGTgctcccagggatggaatctgctgGGCAGTGCGGCAGCTGTACGGAGACACGGGACGCCCGGGGCGCTTCCTGCTCCAAGGTGAGGCGGTGGCTGCTGGGGGCGGGCACAGCGCTGACGGTGGGGCTGACCCACCGGCTCCCCACAGCCCGGGGCGCCCGCGGGCCGGTGGACGTGGTCGTCGGGGACACGGACTACCACGGCTTCGCCGTCTTGTACCTGGAGCGGGCGCGGCAGCTGTCAGTGAAGCTGTACGGTACGTTCCGGGGGCCTGGATCTGCCTGCCCGCAGGGCTGTTGGGTgggctctctcctccctcctccctgcccctgccctccggCCCAAACGTGGGGCCAGAACGGGACGGGGCAGTGGGGGAGCAGGGGCGGATTGCAGCCCCCAGAGCGccccgcaggccccgccccctgggTGCCCAGGAGCCCTTGTGTCCCGCACAGTCCGCTCGCTGCCCGTGGGCGATTCCTTCCTGAGTGTGTTTGAGCAGCGGGTCCAGGGGGCCAACCTGACCGAGGACCACACCCTGTTTTTCCCCAAGTACGGTGAGTGTCCCTCCCTGCCCGTGTCCCCCCGGCTCGCCGCCCGCCCCCTACCCTCAGCTGCCCCTGACCCCTGGCCTGGCCCCCAGGTTTCTGCGAGGCCGCGGACCAGTTCCACACCCTGGACGGTGAGCGGGCAGCTCCAGCGGGCAGTGTGGGGGGGAGGTGCCCAGGGCCCCCTCCCGGCTGAGACGCGTCTGTGCTGCAGAAGTGCGGAGGTGAGGCGGGCGGCTGCCCTGTGCAAGGAAGGAGCCGGCCCGGAGCTGGACCTGCCACCCCTCGTCCACCGCCCCCCGGAAGCTGCCCCTCCCCCGGGAGCTCCGTGGGCTCATTAAACGCTGCAGCCTCAGCTGCTGCCTCTTCCTTTCCATGACGGAACCCTGCCGGGGCGTGTGCCCACCTGTTCTGCTTCCCTGATGGGCTGGAGGGCGGGGGCCCACCTCCTGGTGCCGAGCCCTCcccagggtggtgggggaggggaacggCTCCTGGCCATGGCCTAGGGCACCTGGCACCCTGCCCTCGGACCCCAGTGTGCCCTGCTCTGGCCCCCGAGCTGTGTTGGCGCCTGTGTTTCCTGCCCCCTGGCTCTGAGCAGGCCTACCCCGTGACCCCGCTGGGCCGCCCTGCTGGTCAGACACCCCGGCCTTCTCCAGAGCCCTCCCTGCAGGGCTCCTGCTTGCCTCCTCCTGAGATTCCTCCTGGGAGGCAGGGCCCAGAGCCCCAGGGACCCGTGGCTGAGGCAGAAAGGGCTCCTGGGGAAGAGCACGTGGCTTCAGGGGAGCAGGCAGGGAAACCCCCCCCCCAACTTCCCGGGTCTGGGGCCCATCTGGGGCAGCTGGGAGGCTGCATGGCCCTCATGGCCACTCCAGGGGTGGACCAGGCCAGCAGGGCACAGGACTGCCCCCAGGGGCGAGTCCGTGCATGGCGGCGAGCAGCAGGCACCCCTGGGGGAGACCACGTGGGTGGGCCGGCAGGGGGCCCAGAGTGCCCGGGGGAGGGGCTCAGGACAGATGGTGTGGCCCCCAGGAGCCCACACCCAGGGTCTGCCCAAGGTTACCAGCCACGAGGGACCACGAGATGATCTCTGGTCTGTAGGGGAGAACTTTCTGGAAGGTGGGAGCCCTGAGGTCTGGGGACGccccccagcctctgcctggaGGGGCTCCTCCGTGCGACCACAGGCTGTTGGCAGAAGGTCAAGTGTGGGGATGGGGCCTCTCCCGGCGCCCTCCACACATGTGGGTCCCGGGAAGCTTCCCAGGACCCTCATCCATGTCCCTGACGGCGGAGAGGACACCAAAGAAAAAACCCGTGGTGCGGACCCCCGAGAAGCAGAGACGGAAGGGCAGGAGCTCTGATGGGgcctctgccccacccctgccaggcTTACTGGTGGCGGGGGGCGCCCAGCTCCGAGCCCACCGGTGAGAGCTTGCCCCCTGGCCCATCCTGTGAAGCCGCAGAGGATGTGGGCCAGTTCCAGCTGCCCCAGGCCCGCCCGCCCGTGCTCTGATGGGCCCCCagatccctgccccacccccacaggaGGCTGGCTTTCTTCCCCGCACAGCACCCCATGACAGGTGAGAGCCTGGCCCATGTGATGTCTGCTAGTCGTCCCCGGGGCATTGCAGACAGCTGTGCCTGACACACACTGCCCAGCCTACCCCGTCCCACTGTGCCCCCCATGAGGAGGAGGGGCAGTCCCCCTCAAGAGGACTTGGGGAGGCTTGAGGGCAAATGGCAACCCCCAGGCTGGGGCCAGGCCGGGGCAGGAGGTCAGGGAGTGGGCCTCAGCTTGGCCAAAGCTGCCTAGTCCAGGGAGGCTCAGTGTCTGCCCAGTGGCCACTGCGTGCCAGGCCCCTGCCCCTGGGAGCCGAAGTCCAGGGCCTGCCACTCCCCGACACTGGAGAAGTAGAGTCGGTGCAGCGAGGTGGACGccgccccacctccccacctggGCTGCAGGGAGGCCAGGCACCCTGGGGGAGCTGCAGGCCACGAACAGGAGGGACCTCCATCTGGTCCCTGGAGAGCAGTGTCGGAGACCCCTGGGCCCACCTCCGTGTGcccaccttcctcctccccctgcagATCCGTCCAGACCTGGGCAGGGGGTGCGGTTGCTGGGAGGAGCCCACAGCCCTGCAGGGCCCAGTGTCCACAGTGGGCAGGGACCATGTCCCTTAGTGCTAGACTCCCAGCTGGGCAGGCAGACGGGGCTGGCGGGAAGGGGAAAGGCAACGACCCTGCCAAGCTGGGCACCTCGTCACCCGGGCTGCGGCTCCGGGCTGGCAGTGCCCAGAGGCCCCCGCAGGCCTGGCTGCACGTGCTCAGGCAGGAAGGAGGGTCTCTGCCCTGAGTGTGGGCGGCTGCGGGCAGGAGGCCAGGCTCCCTAGAGCCTCTTCGGGCTTCTGGGCAAGGAAGGGTGCTTCCAGCAGGGCTGGGGGTCCGGGGGCTGCGCCAGGACCTCTCGAgggcagcccagcccagccccagctgTTAAAACGGAGCTGAGGGCCGGGGACACCGGAGCGAGCGCTACAACCGCACTGTATTTTGTTTTCACTAAAACGTGTGATGAGCTCTGGCTACGCTTGCAAGGTGCAGCAACTGTACTTCTGGGTGAGTCATCTTTAGGCGcgcgctcagttgtgcccgactttttacgaccccatggaccgcagcacaccaggcttccctgtccaccatctcccggagcttgctccagCTCGTGGCCTTCGAGTCTGTGACACCCtccagccatttcctcctctgtcgcccccttctcctcctttatagtttaaaaaactaggggctttcctggtgctccGGTGGCTAAGACTGCTCCCAAcgtaggaggcccaggtttgatcccgggtcggAGGACCAGATCCCACACGCTGAGACTAAAGATCCCTCGTGCCTCAGTGAAAACTGAAGATCCTGGTGGCCAcgagacccagcatagccaaatacgCTTTTTTAAAGAACTGTTTTCAGAATCCAGTTGCGACAGTCGCTCTAGATGAGTCGTTTTTATGCGCACCCTCAGTCCCGTCCGACTGCGGACAcgcgcgaccccacagactgcagccctccaggctcctctgcccctggtattttccaggcaagagtggtggagtgggttgccatttccttcttcagtgggcCTTCTCGACCAAGGGGTCAGACCCACGTCTACAAcggcaggtggagtcttcaccaccGCGCCACTTGGGGAGCCCTGAGTCGTTTTGTGTAAAGGTGTTTATCGACTATGGTTGAGCTTTGCCTTTTAATTGTAAGAGTTGGCTTTTTATCGGGCTTCCCGggggtggtaaagaacctgcggctcaggcctggggtgggggaggatcccccggagcagggcatggcaacacgccccagcactcttgcccggagaatcttaTCAGGAAGAGAAACCTTGAAAACCTTAGGGGACTTTGATTGGCAGTCTTGGTCAGGGAGCCTGGAAGGGCCGTGCATGCCTGACTCAGACCCCCCAGCCCCACAGGGATGAGGCTGCCGCGCCCCGGCCTCCAGTGCCGCGCTCCCGCAGAGGCTGCAACACCAGCGGGCGCTCTGCGTTTTCTGGCCACGCAGCTGGCGggagttcccagaccagggactgaacctgggctgtGGCGGTGAAAGCCGGGAATTcgagccactgggccaccagggcacGCCCTGTGCTCGGCGCTTCCTGGTGGGCACCTGCTGCCCCTGCCCCCGAGGAGCTCCGGTGGACGGCGGGCCAGGCCCCTGCGTGTGGGGAGAGGGGCCTCCAAGTCCCCCAGCTTGTGAGAGGGCTTCAGGGGGGCTCACTCACCCTTCCCGCTCCCCTGCAGCAGTGTTCCTACTCTGCTGGGTGCACACGTGGCGGAGGCCGCCCTGCCTGTGGCGGGGACAGGGCCTGCGGGGTCAGGCAGGGCCTGGAGGGGGACAGGGCCTGCAGTGGGGATAGAGCCTGTGGTAGGGGGACAGGGCCGGGGGGGCCGGTGGGAGCCCTGGGCCTGGGGCTCCACTCAGGCCTGGGTTGGGGGTGGAGCCCCCGCCTGGCCTCTGCCGCTGCAGGAGCTGACCACGGAAGGCCCGATGGTCACACAGCACTTGGGGGGCGGGCTGTTCCATTCTGACACGCTGCTGACCGCCGCCCCATCCCCCCGGAGGGCCCCGTTGGCCGGGCGGCAGTGGCAGGATAACTGGGCCTGGCGCGGCAGAGTGCCCCCAGCCCGGGAGGCCAGGTGCTGCCTTGGCCGGGTTTAGGGTCCGGTAGGGTCAGGGGCGTAGGATAGGAGCTTTcagaggggctggggctgccccCCGGCTTAGGCGGAGCATGATGGGTCCTTTGGGAGGTTGACCACCAGGTCACTGAGGCCAGAGTCCCTGAGCAGAAGACCTGTGCTAACCGGCCAGGCCCAGGGAGGTCAAGGCAGGGCCCGCAGATCCCCCGTCCTACCCCATCTAGCTGGGAGGAAGGACCCAACCAGGGCCAGGCCCTTCCCAGAGGAGAGGAGGCGGCCTGGGACTGAGCCAAGGCCTGAAGCCTCGGGCCCGGAGGCCAAGGGTGGACGGAAGTGGCCCAGGGCGAGCTCGGGGGTCGAGTACAGGTCCTTCCCATGTCTGACGGAGCCCAGCACCCAGTGCCCGGCTCTGTCCTCCCCCAGGGGTGTCTGAGGCCACCCACGCCCTCCACAGCTGCCCTCCAGCCCCCAGGACCAGTGTGTGGGGCCGCCCCCCACCACcgccagccttccctgccccCTCGTCCTCTGCCCGCCTCCCGGGCGGTGACTCAGGTTCCCCCAGCCCTGTTCTGGCCCTGCTTTGGCCTCAGGGCTGTGGAGCCTCCTGCTGCCCCGCCTGTTCCAGAGTGAGAACACCCTGGCCTTGACCCCGACCCCTGGGCTCCCGCCTGGAACAGAGCATTCTGTCCTCTGCCTGGTGCAGCTGGGCCAGTGTGGGGAGGCACCCGGAGGAGGCAAGGGGCGGCCGAGCCCGGGAGGCTGGCTCGGGGGCCTCCCTGGGAGGGTTGGACCCAgtgggcaccccaccggccccatTGGCTTCCCACGCTGTCCAGGCTGTGACCCAGATGCTCTCatctctggtgggcagggcctg from Budorcas taxicolor isolate Tak-1 chromosome 11, Takin1.1, whole genome shotgun sequence carries:
- the C8G gene encoding complement component C8 gamma chain isoform X4, producing MNCSPPGSSVHSWSVSRWTQSHPVDKDQRSTLTLDPGHGDGPLPGSAGPSSLGQRARRPLRPPSPISTIQPKANFDAQQFAGTWLLVAVASPCRHLQEQGHRAEATTLHAAPQGSAMTVSTFRKLDGICWAVRQLYGDTGRPGRFLLQARGARGPVDVVVGDTDYHGFAVLYLERARQLSVKLYVRSLPVGDSFLSVFEQRVQGANLTEDHTLFFPKYGFCEAADQFHTLDEVRR
- the C8G gene encoding complement component C8 gamma chain isoform X1; the protein is MNCSPPGSSVHSWSVSRWTQSHPVDKDQRSTLTLDPGHGDGPLPGSAGPSSLGQRARRPLRPPSPISTIQPKANFDAQQFAGTWLLVAVASPCRHLQEQGHRAEATTLHAAPQGSAMTVSTFRKLDGICWAVRQLYGDTGRPGRFLLQARGARGPVDVVVGDTDYHGFAVLYLERARQLSVKLYVRSLPVGDSFLSVFEQRVQGANLTEDHTLFFPKYGFCEAADQFHTLDGERAAPAGSVGGRCPGPPPG
- the C8G gene encoding complement component C8 gamma chain isoform X2; protein product: MECLQVDSEPPSGQGPEVNFDFGPRTWRRAPAGKRRTEVRCPGSSLGQRARRPLRPPSPISTIQPKANFDAQQFAGTWLLVAVASPCRHLQEQGHRAEATTLHAAPQGSAMTVSTFRKLDGICWAVRQLYGDTGRPGRFLLQARGARGPVDVVVGDTDYHGFAVLYLERARQLSVKLYVRSLPVGDSFLSVFEQRVQGANLTEDHTLFFPKYGFCEAADQFHTLDGERAAPAGSVGGRCPGPPPG
- the C8G gene encoding complement component C8 gamma chain isoform X3, with the protein product MECLQVDSEPPSGQGPEVNFDFGPRTWRRAPAGKRRTEVRCPGSLGQRARRPLRPPSPISTIQPKANFDAQQFAGTWLLVAVASPCRHLQEQGHRAEATTLHAAPQGSAMTVSTFRKLDGICWAVRQLYGDTGRPGRFLLQARGARGPVDVVVGDTDYHGFAVLYLERARQLSVKLYVRSLPVGDSFLSVFEQRVQGANLTEDHTLFFPKYGFCEAADQFHTLDGERAAPAGSVGGRCPGPPPG
- the C8G gene encoding complement component C8 gamma chain isoform X5; the encoded protein is MLTPRIAALLTLLLASSSLGQRARRPLRPPSPISTIQPKANFDAQQFAGTWLLVAVASPCRHLQEQGHRAEATTLHAAPQGSAMTVSTFRKLDGICWAVRQLYGDTGRPGRFLLQARGARGPVDVVVGDTDYHGFAVLYLERARQLSVKLYVRSLPVGDSFLSVFEQRVQGANLTEDHTLFFPKYGFCEAADQFHTLDGERAAPAGSVGGRCPGPPPG